The region TCGTTACAAAAATACACGCTTGCCTTAGAGTTATGCAAAAACTGTTGTGTTCGGTGCGAGGATACATTGGTGGAGAAGTAATGTGTAAACAAATCATCGTGTTGTAAAGAAAGCATTGCTTTTATACAGGGATAACCATTCCCATCTACGGATGAAACATATGCAACTTTTGCATTTTCAACTAATTCATTAATTTCGTTTTTAATTTGTTTCGTCATATTGTTCGCTCCTTCTCATTTAGATTATCGAGCACTCTTAACAGAGTTTTTTCAAAGGCTATGATTTCCTCGTCTGTAAAACCAGCATAATAAATTCCGTTCATCTTCATCGATACCTTTTCGTACTCATCACTTAATGCCCGAGCATTTTCGGTTAGCGTAATGCGTATCTGTCGACGGTCAGATTTATCAAATACACGTGTAACAAGTCCGGCATTTTCCATACGGTCAAGCATGCTTGTAAGTGTTGTCTTCGCAAGCCCAGTTTTTCGTGCAAGTTCTACAATTGGAATATTTTCTGTCTGCCACAACACGTAGAGAATTCTCCCCTGCGCTCCGTTAAAAGCATCAACATTAGCATCTGCCAGTAGCTTTTCAAAGATTCTGCTGCCAACTTGCTTAATTTGCGATATCAAAAAACCGCCATCAGTCTTTCTAATTGCTCTCACCTCCGTTCTATATAATATAGTACTATATAGTATTATTAAAGTCAATAATAAAGAATTTATACTCTTAAATTTTTAAGACCTAATAAAATACTAAATCAGATCCTACTTTTAATATTTGCTCTATAGCTATTTTTCAAGTAAAACATTATAATTATCATT is a window of Lachnoclostridium phytofermentans ISDg DNA encoding:
- a CDS encoding pyridoxamine 5'-phosphate oxidase family protein; amino-acid sequence: MTKQIKNEINELVENAKVAYVSSVDGNGYPCIKAMLSLQHDDLFTHYFSTNVSSHRTQQFLHNSKASVYFCNENQFKGLMLVGDTQVMTDREHKAMLWREGFEVYYPEGIDTQDYCVYKFTAHKANYYHGLANQDFIMEDFENA
- a CDS encoding MarR family transcriptional regulator produces the protein MRAIRKTDGGFLISQIKQVGSRIFEKLLADANVDAFNGAQGRILYVLWQTENIPIVELARKTGLAKTTLTSMLDRMENAGLVTRVFDKSDRRQIRITLTENARALSDEYEKVSMKMNGIYYAGFTDEEIIAFEKTLLRVLDNLNEKERTI